From Serratia fonticola:
CAATAACCTGAATTCAATTATCTGCGGTTCGGTTTTGATTTGGGGTTACAACTTCCTGGTGTTATCCGGGACGAAAGTTGCGGGTTTTGTGAACACTCTCGGTACCATCGCCAAACTTGTACCACTGGTGCTGTTTGTTGTCATACTGGGCTTCTTAATCAATTATTCTCAGCTGTTCAGCAACTTTTGGGGAACTGCACCACAAATCGTTGAAGGGGTCGGCAACCACGCTAAACCCGTATCACTGATGTCGCAAATTCTTGCCCCTATGACGGTAACACTATGGGCATTTATTGGCGTAGAGGGCGCCGTCGTTCTTTCTGGACGCGCCAAAAACAAGAAAGATGTTGGTAAGGCCACGCTGCTGGGCTTTTTGTTGGCGCTGATCATCTACATACTGATGTCGATATTACCGTTTGGCGTTATGCCGCAGGCAGAACTCGCTCAGGCCAGTAATCCTTCAACTGCAGGCGTCCTGGCGAAAGTAGTCGGTCACTGGGGCGGTTGGTTAATGAACGTAGGACTGATTATTTCAGTACTGGCAGGCTGGCTAGCCTGGACGATGCTCTGTGCTGAAATTCCCATGGTTGCCGGGCAAAAAGGCGCTTTCCCACGGGCTTTTGCGCGCACCAATAGCAAACAGGCCGCCAATGTTTCCCTTTGGGTCAGCAGTTTTGTGATGCAGGCCGCGATGTTATTAGTCTATTTTTCTAATGACGCGTGGAACACGATGTACAACATCAGTGCGTTGATGGTGGTGCCTGCATATATCACTACGACCTTGTATATGGCGAAAATTTGCCTCAATCGTGAGTACGATCAGTATGCCAAAAAGGGGCGTAAATTTGCCCTTGTCAGCGGCATTCTTGGCGTCATATTCTGCCTGTTTATCCTTTATGCCAGCCAAATCCAGTATGTAGCGCTGGTTCCCATTCTGCTTACCTGCGGGCTACCGGTGTTCATATGGTCTCGTAAAGAGAAGGGCGACAATCAGCCGCTGTTCCAGAATAAAGAAATTTTTTATCTGGCTATCCTGTTGCTGCTTGATGCCATCGTCATCTGGTTGCTAATGATGGGGCGCATCACGCTATAACCGATCTTTTGCCCCCTAGCCCGGGAGAAGCTAGGGGAGCAAAGCTGCGATTTGAAGACCTTAGGCTTTATTGAAAGAGCCAGTGTTTAAGGAATTGGTGACATGGTTAACCATAGCCGCGGTTAATCATGTCATCATACCGCCAGTAACGCCTGCTTCTGCGCTCATGCATAGGGCTTTCGCCCCACCCTCCATCTTATCCACCAGCTGAAAAATAAAACTTATCCTCATACAGGAACAACCACGGCAAGGTTGGCA
This genomic window contains:
- a CDS encoding basic amino acid/polyamine antiporter, with product MSNQSSTSSTSATDTAKTDGEHKLGLIALIAIVVGSMLGGGVFSLPQNTAATSAVGPIIIAWLIAGIGIYFIANSFRLLSDLRPDLQAGVYMYAQEGFGSFIAFNVAWGYWLMTAFGNVAFAVILMDALNQFFPGVFTDGNNLNSIICGSVLIWGYNFLVLSGTKVAGFVNTLGTIAKLVPLVLFVVILGFLINYSQLFSNFWGTAPQIVEGVGNHAKPVSLMSQILAPMTVTLWAFIGVEGAVVLSGRAKNKKDVGKATLLGFLLALIIYILMSILPFGVMPQAELAQASNPSTAGVLAKVVGHWGGWLMNVGLIISVLAGWLAWTMLCAEIPMVAGQKGAFPRAFARTNSKQAANVSLWVSSFVMQAAMLLVYFSNDAWNTMYNISALMVVPAYITTTLYMAKICLNREYDQYAKKGRKFALVSGILGVIFCLFILYASQIQYVALVPILLTCGLPVFIWSRKEKGDNQPLFQNKEIFYLAILLLLDAIVIWLLMMGRITL